A region from the Pelobates fuscus isolate aPelFus1 chromosome 3, aPelFus1.pri, whole genome shotgun sequence genome encodes:
- the LOC134603465 gene encoding very-long-chain 3-oxoacyl-CoA reductase-B-like, translating into MEAKADYTQAFVLFGKVVAIYLLVSQGWKLVRGIRNHIVSGWFQTDLKQYGRWAVVTGASDGIGKSYARELAKRGLDVVLISRTLEKLKNVASEIEQKYGRKTKIIQTDFTRGSEMYQSIEDNLKGMEIGILVNNVGMILSKHPERFLNIPNINKAITDTINCNILSVLQMTRIVLPQMIERNKGLIINISSEAGNHPFPLLIVYSATKVFVDFFSRGLHTEYQSKGITVQCVMPLSVSTPMTSNIKTNIFVKSAGDFAREALNTVGYTNRTSCCFSHSLQVHIL; encoded by the exons ATGGAGGCAAAGGCAGACTATACTCAGGCATTTGTCCTGTTTGGTAAAGTGGTCGCAATTTACCTCTTAGTGTCCCAAGGATGGAAACTGGTTCGAGGTATAAGAAATCACATTGTGTCTGGGTGGTTTCAGACCGACTTAAAACAATATGGACGCTGGGCAG TGGTAACAGGAGCATCAGATGGAATCGGCAAATCATACGCTCGAGAG CTTGCCAAGAGAGGTCTTGATGTTGTCCTGATCAGCCGCACTCTGGAGAAGCTCAAGAATGTGGCATCTGAGATAG AGCAAAAATATGGTCGCAAAACTAAAATCATCCAAACAGATTTCACAAGAGGATCAGAAATGTATCAGTCCATTGAGGACAACCTAAAAGGGATGGAGATAGGAATTCTGG TGAACAATGTAGGTATGATCCTGTCTAAGCATCCTGAGCGATTTCTGAATATCCCTAATATTAACAAG GCTATTACGGATACCATTAACTGTAACATACTGTCAGTATTGCAG ATGACTCGAATCGTTCTCCCACAGATGATAGAAAG AAACAAAGGTCTTATTATAAACATTTCCTCGGAAGCTGGAAATCATCCATTTCCTTTGTTAATCGTGTACAGTGCTACTAAG GTCTTTGTGGATTTCTTTTCAAGAGGTCTCCACACAGAATACCAGTCAAAGGGAATCACTGTACAG TGTGTGATGCCTTTATCGGTCTCAACACCAATGACTtctaatataaaaacaaacatctTTGTAAAGTCTGCTGGTGATTTTGCCCGGGAGGCTCTAAACACTGTGGGTTACACAAACAGAACCAGCTGCTGTTTCTCTCACTCCCTTCAGGTACATATTTTATAA